Genomic segment of Rhinoraja longicauda isolate Sanriku21f chromosome 4, sRhiLon1.1, whole genome shotgun sequence:
AGGCGAGCGTAGCATTataaatgtgaagaagggtctccatctgaaacgtaatcgatccatgttctccggataggctacccggcctgctgagttactccagcagtttgtgtcctatcAATTACAAATATTATGTGTGCTTTGATATTTCAGATACCGCGGCGCTTCCTCCTGACTCTAGCAGGCGGTTTACGGGCACCTCGTGTTCACAGTTCATGCACACGACTCCCGTGCGCTTTCCATCACATTGTTATCAGACACGTTACAAAAATGACCTGGATTGGTTAACAACAGCCTCCATAATAAAGCATAAACCAAATAGACCGTCACGTTGCAGCTTTTATTAGAAATATAAAGATCAGACATTCTCTCGCTCATGATAAATGCTTGGCTATATATGCGTTTATTACCTAGAATTGTACAATGACCGTCAAATGCACATTGATTTGGTGAATTTCTAGTTTAGCCTTTCTAGTTTAGCGCCACAAAAATAAACGTGAATGGTGAGTGATAGATGTCAAACTCTGGCCAGCGCCTCTATTTCCCGACTGCATCCATTATTTTCTTGTTTTCCTCCGCTTGCCTGGCCATTTGCTCCACTTTAGCTATCGCGATCAGTTTATTTAGAACATGCAgaggtacattaagggaaaggagAGGCGAACCGCGCCTTTTTCCTCTTTCTAACATCGCATCCACTAAATCTTGGTATTTGTCCAAAGCGTCATTCAAGTCTCCAACTTTACCATGTAGGTTGCGCTGGAACTGGACCAGTGGCACTTGGAAAGCTCCGCCGGGGGGGACTACCTCAAATAGACGTGGAGCAGGGTAAGTTGGGTTACTGTACGCTTCGGCCAGTGCTTTAAGGTATTCCTCCAGGAAGCGATCCCCGACCAGTGGAACGAAACGTTGCAGCTCCGATTGCGGCCCAGGGCGGTTTTTAGTTGATGCAGGCTTCAGCAAATGCCGACAGTCATCGCTGGGTATCAACGCAACCAGGAGCACAGCCGAGCAAAGCAAGACGGGGGTCTTCATGGCAGGGAGCTGGGGTTGAAGGGGACAAAGGCAAATTAAATTCGCACTCACTGCTTGCCATCTATCGCACGAGGAATCGTTTACAATTGAATAAAGATATCTGATCGAAtagttattttagttatttaagaCCTAGTATTAAAATGGTACTGTACCCCATGCTGGTACTGTATTGGTAAGTCGGAGAAAGTATTGAATAAAACTAGCACCTCagttttcatgtgtaggaaggaactgcagatgctggtttacaccgaagagagacacaaaatgctggtgtaactcggcgggtctCTCTCTGGAttgagggaatgggcgacgtttcgggtcgagacccttttccagacgTTTGACTTCAGacttccgaagaagggtttcgacccgaaacgtcacccattccttcaatccagagatgctgcctgtcccgctgagttactccagcatatcgtgCCTAACTTCGGTTTTCATTACG
This window contains:
- the crhb gene encoding corticotropin releasing hormone b, which translates into the protein MKTPVLLCSAVLLVALIPSDDCRHLLKPASTKNRPGPQSELQRFVPLVGDRFLEEYLKALAEAYSNPTYPAPRLFEVVPPGGAFQVPLVQFQRNLHGKVGDLNDALDKYQDLVDAMLERGKRRGSPLLSLNVPLHVLNKLIAIAKVEQMARQAEENKKIMDAVGK